The Octopus sinensis linkage group LG18, ASM634580v1, whole genome shotgun sequence genome segment aatgcatatgtatacatatcattatacacacatatacatgtatatttatatatatatatatacgaccttgCTTCTCTCCTTTGTGTCTGGTAGtagtagactatatatataattataatatatacatatatattattatgtcatatatcattttatatacgcatatataaagtAAGAATGTGTGTTGTGGGAGAAATAACAAGCATGGCTTTGTATAATTCTTGTCTTTGttgattttaaaacaaaaaccaaatttaaaataaaataattccgaAACAATTTAGTTCCgagtatttattttacttctttttttccccttcttcttgAGATTAATTAATTACCAAGTTTTCATTATTTATTGCTATTAAATTGCTGCAGTGTTTTTAATTAAACCGTGATACGTTTGTTGTgaacgtatttatgtatttataaacaatacACGCAcatggggaaggagagagagagaaagggatgtgagtgtgtgtgtgtatccctctcTCGCTCTGTTTATACTAACATTTACGAACCAGTAAGGGGTTCTCAATGTGGTCGCTTCAcctaccagctagaaatagcagccaaatcacccctCTCTTTCCCAATCACTGCCTAGTCTTTAAAAAAGCATTGAGAATGGAATCGTAGCTACGCTATGTTTGAAAACACTAGATGGATGGCCATGACTGGAGCAATGAGAGGTCTTTAATCTGCCTTATCTAGACTGGTTCTATATCCACTGAccttcctatatatgtatatcatcatcatcatcgtgtacacacatatatatgagatccAAATACCGATTCTCCGAGCACTGATGATCTGGAATCTCTTATCTGCATTAATTTACGAGCAAGGACATCAAATTCCCGTGGTCACCAGACTAGTTTATTAGTACCTTGCACTTCACTAATAAATCAACAGGTATTTATACCAACCTACAGGTACCtgtgtttcatttaatatttgtttaattcagAGTGTGATGACCAAGGTGATCATCCCTGGTTCAGAAAAATCTAATTCAGGTCTTTGGAAACAATGGTTCAAGAAAATTGATGTggtaccaatgtgtgtgtgtgtgtgtgtgtagggtgttcgggctaaatttgacagtctgcataaaaggaaaagaaaataatatctcGTCCAAAAAATaagagtattttttttaaatccaaaaaTGTCAAAAGTTAACTCAAAGAATCTGTTCTCAGATTCCATCACAGTCTCAAGACAGCTTCGGAACTTGGCACATATgttcatcactgtcatcatcatcatcgtttaacgtccgttttccatgctggcatgggttggacgcttcgactggggtctgggaagccaggaggctgcaccaggccccaatctgatctggcagtgtttctacagctggatgcccttcctaacaccaaccactccgagagtgtagtgggtgctttttacgtaccaccagcacaggggccggaggagctggcatcgaccatgatcagatggtgctttttacgtgccaccagcacagaagccagtcaaagtggcactggcatcggccacgttcggatgatgctttttatgtgctaccggcatggggctCACAACTACCTCTAGTAAAATCTTTGACCACTAGCTCATCCTTGGTGTTGCAGGTCGaacggttggtgtctttctcaactgctcAAGGGAATTGGGAAGACAGAAACTGGAGCAGATGAAGTCATAGGAATTCaccaacaaccacttctgactctctTCCAGAGATATAGCAAGGAGCCGAATCCTGTCTCTGGTTgagacatcatcatttaacatccatgctcCATGCTGGCtggggttggacagttttacagGATCCAGTGTGTCCAAGGCCTGCATCATGCTCTAATGCCTGCTTTGGAATGAtctctatggctagatgcccttcctaacacaaaccattatacagtgtggactggatgtttttATGGTGCCACCAGCACTTGTGAGGTCATCGTGCTGATCACAAGACTTACAGACCCTGACGGATTTTGGAGTCAGCTTCATGCTAAGGAACAagaaggtgggtgggtgggtgcgaTCAGAGCAGGTGTGGGCAACTTTTTATGAGAAGTGGGCCACATGAGACAAGGCTCATCACCAAGCTGCACCAAAATGATTTCAAGTTTTTCgttaggcatgccattcagaagAACCCGTGTGCCACAGGTTGCCCATAACTGTTTTGGAGGATATGCATGGCTAATTGCATTtagtaggagaaagagaaaagagaaatgatgaGCAGGGGTTGCAAAGGTGGTCCTACAAGGTACATGGTGAGCAGAAGCGAGTGGTTTGCAAGATTGTATGGGGTGGCAGACTGTACCACCCCATACCACAGGTATGCAGGGACACATAGTGTAAGCCTTCCAAAACCAGGATACAGGTATGTGTAAGATGTTGAGAAAGCAGGTGAGCATTTTCAAATCAATATAGAAACGGTGCacttttaaaaacacacaaaaaccgttagattcacttcaacatttagatttaatttactaaaatattttcatcgctttgaaactgggacctgttcactgacaaaattccatgcagcaCGGAATGGAGCATGTctaataaacaccttccacgctgcaattgttttcgttccagcacatgatctcagatcaagtcacttgctatgcaagtacatctccgtaatagaAACAGTGATTGTACTGATATGGAAAGCCATCGAGGTGGTCAAACAAACCATTCACAGCTGTTGTAGGCACTCTTTAAGTATCTCCACAACCTCAAAAATGTGTGtttgaagctagtatgcttcgttAGATGTGCATGTGTGACGGAGTGTAAATGTcatgagagaaaaattggacctaagaggcatcagctgtggtgtgcaagagagacgattgcactggtatggacatgtgtatGGGTGaggacaactgtgtaaagaagtgctgatctgtgGAGGACACCTGTGGGAGAGattgacccaggaagacatgggacgaggtgatgtagcatgatcttcgaatgttgggcctcacagaggtgaggACAAGTGATCAAGACTTTTGGCAGtatactgtgcttgagatgacctgtcaagccaagtgaaattgtcgtggctgatgctggtgccagtgacataaaagtacccattacactcttagagcggttggcattaggaagggtgtctagTCATAGAGACCATGCCAGATCAGCCTGGAACCAGGTACAGCTCACCGACAGgtccagtcaaactgttcaacctttTGCCAGCATATAAAGCAGATACCAAATGATGATGACACGTCACCATACCATTTACAAACCGCTTGTCACAagaacatatgtataaatatatatctatatcatcctcatcttttaacatccatcttccctgctggcataggttggatgggttGACAGGATATGACAGATCAGAGGACTACACCAAGCTCCACTGgcttctttggcatggtttctagcactggattcccttcctaatgctaatcactttgcatggttctgggttcagtcctactgtctggtgacttgggcaaatgtcttctagtatagcctcaagctgaccaaagacttgtgagtggatatgatagacaaaaactgaaagaagcccattgtatatatatacgtatatgtgtgtgtgtgtgtctgtttgtcccccaccctcactgcttgacaattggtgttggtgtgtttatgtccctggaaCTTCATGGTTCATCAAGAGTCTGATAGAAAAAGTAGCAAGCGTAAAAATAAACACTGCCGTCGATCCATTTGACTAATCTTTACCAGGCAATGGTACAACATGGCTGCAGACcattaactaaaacaaataaaaaaagatgatacacacacagctatgtgtgtgtatatatatatatgtatatttatcaaaagaaaaacaggatgcaaaggatttagcagtacatatgtttctggctttattggacagtttatatcaatgcataattgatgtaacatgtatgtcaatagccttcttcagccgcgtgcaattaccacaccaaagacatgtattacgTTATAGTATTGtgtgcggctgaagaaggctattgacatacatgttacatcaattatgcattgatataaataaagccagaaacatatgtaccgctaaatcctttgcatcctgtttttcttttgataaatataccctaTCACCTATACCACTAactggtatatacaggtgcttacagttatcaagtattcaccctgaattttttatatatatacatggataggtgcaggcatggttatgtggtaagaagcttgcttctcaactacatggtctcaggttcagtcccacagcgtggcacctatAACAGCcttgaactgaccaaagccttgagtggatttggtagacagaaactgaaagaagcccgccatatatatatatatatatatatatatatgcatatggaatatatgagaatttattattaatcacaacaattgtttcaacacatctagcatTGATCTCTGAGGGTGGGACTtgcaacaactggttcaggagcatctggcAATATCACATCAGGTGATACAGGTGTAAACCAGTTAttatattatccattatatatatatatatatttatatatatgcacgcacacagacattgaactgcaaaagaaatgcaattttttcaaatattttatatggtaaattctgaaaatttatttcggGGCTGTAAGTATAAATATCCAAAGACATATTGGTTTACGGCTGAGACCCAAATTGCAGGTAACCTTTCAACTTTCCCTGAAACAAAACACAGCTTCGTTGAATGTCGTGGGTGGTAGTCAGAAACAAACATCATGAAAACTGAAATGCATGTGCATCTTGTGGAGGTTATGGGTATAAAAATCAAATTGAACCACGTTCCTGGCATTTTTAATTTGAACGCAACAGGTATGACCCGATTGTCAGCAGCACAGAGAGAACTAGTGACCGATCGCAAACAGAGCAGAGCAGCATGCCCTGGTTATTGCGAAAGCTTCCAATGTCCATGTCAGCACCGTCTATCACCTGCAACAGCACTGCAGACCATGCCTACAGAGAGCACCCCCGGGTGACCCCGCCCAGGCAGGACTGCTTCATCCACCTGCAACACCTCCATGATCGCTTCAGACCAGCCAGCATGACAGCTCACGAGACCATTGGCACTGGACAGTGACCCATCAACGATGACATGGTACAACAGTGACTCGCCACCAACAACCAACATTGAGGTCATCCTGCTTGAGAGCCTGTCCTCACTGCCCACCACGACTACAGTGGGCTACACAGCACTGGCATTAGTGGCATAACAACGGAGATCAGTAGTCTTCTGACGAGATCCAGTACTGCATTTCCACCTTGGATGGCAGAGTGAGGGTGTGGCATAGGAGGGGGTGAACGCTACTGAGACGCATGTGATGGCCAAAGGATCATGGTTTGGGGTGCTATAGGCCTGAATGAGAGAATTGGGCCCCATGTGTTCCAAAATGTTAGTGCAGGCAGAGGGAATGGCATCACAGCACAGCACTACGTTGACCAGGTCCTAAGGCCTCACATCATGCCCTAGCCATGTGTTCCAACAGGACAGTGCCCTCTCACACAGGGCCAGGGTCACCATGGACTTCCTGCATCAGAACATCAGAACCATGCCATAGGTGGCTCTCAGCTCGGATTTGAACCCAACTGAATacctgtgggatgaaatccagagacACCTGAACCTGATGGTCCCAAGGTTGACAACTCATGTGGAACTGGAGGCAGCTTTCCTCAGGGAGTGGGTACAGGTGCCAACAGCTTTTGTGAACTGCCTCGTGCACTCCATGTACCGATGGTGTATGACCGTTTTGAACACCCAGGGAAGGCATACACGGTATTGAACATCACGCCCTACAATCTCGATATACTGGATCCACCCaccaccagaacacatgacaacgacccgtAGACTGTGGTGaaagtgcatccaagaaattgacttcatcagatttatcaaaatttatctctgatgtaatgaaattaaaacatatttcagtcCCACACGTCTTGCATTTCTTTTGCAGTtcagtgtatatctgtatgtatttgtgtcagtgtatgtacgtatctgagtgtgtgtctgtctccccgccataacttagcagttcagcaaaagagaccgacagaataagtactaggcttacaaagagtaagtcctgaggtcgatttcttcaactaaaatcccctttaaggcagtgctccagcatggccgcagtcaaatgacaaactagtaaaagaataaaatatatatatatataggcgcaggagtggctgtgtggtaagtagcttgctaaccaaccacatggttccgggttcagtcccactgcgtggcatcttgggcaagtgtctctgctatagccccaggccgaccaatgccttgtgagtggatttggtagacggaaactgaaagaagcctgtcgtatatatgtatatatatatatatatataaatatgtgtgtgtgtgtgtttgttcccctagcattgcttgacaaccgaagctggtgtgtttacgtccccgtcacttagcggtttggcaaaaagcgaccgatagaataagtactgggcttacaaaaagaataagtcctggggttgagttgctcgactaaaggcggtgctccagcatggccgcagtcaaatgactgaaacaagtaaaagagtaaaagagtaaagagtatatatttatacacgcacaaacacacacacacatatatacaggtatgtatataatcaaaagACAAAAGTagtgtttaaaatatttacttcatcATTTCAAACAAATTCATCATTTATTCAATCCAATTGGTTTTTTCTTAAATATGGAAGCATGTACGCACAATAATTTGGTCATCAGTAAACTTGCTTTGAGAGTTTCAGTTTTATgtgataagttttttttttttatctgtttttgtttgtttcatttgctttccatctttgtttcgctttgtttgttttttgtttttcattttgtatttttttttgttctgctttTCATGCTGCACATTTTTGTAAACGAGGCAAATATTTGTTCAATTAATCTTTATATCACCCATCACCTTTTGTGACCAACACAGACAAGAGGCCTTAGACTagccatatacattatatatgtacatatatacacatatactgtacattttatatatatacatatatagtaaagatatatatacacatgtatatgtataagcattatatatatgatatatatatttatatatatgcatacacaaacatatatatacatacatgtatgtgtgtgtgtgtatatatatatatatgtaaaatgaaatTCATATTGTCTGGGACTTTTACCTGACCAGTTATGCAAATCATTGAATAAACGCTCAGGTAAAACCTAAAttgaattttataaatttcaCTCTACTCTCAACGTTGAGCCCCGCTACACCCTCCTCAATAAATATTCCATTTTTATGCTTAAACTTACTTAAACCtctattttaatatatgtactatatgtacgtgcatgtatatatctatatatatatatatatatgtatatatatatatatacacacacatacatacaaacatatagttgttgaattattttatatatatatatataaaaatgtagatatatatatatataaaataacataattatatatatatatatatatatatatatacatatatacatatatatatatgtgtatttatgcttgtgtctAAGGTCTTCTTTGTTCcatgtttgcttttttttatcattaaactTAAAAACCGTTTTTTGAAGTCTCTCTACAAGACATTTTTTCAAAGTTTAACTattccccaccaaaaaaaaaaagaaaaaagaaaagtatttctctctttctttctctaacatagagaagaaaaagatctttaaaaagtgagaaaaaaaatggtaaaagaaaagtAGGCAACTGAAATCCAAAATGTGGATTTTACTTGTTGATTTGGCaaaaattggaaagaaaaaaaacatttttgcttTTGCTGCTACCCAAGAATTTCAGCTACTCACAGTTGAGGTTTGAATATTTGGTAAGGTAAGAAAGAGCGTAAAGAATTTCAGATTCAGAGATGATACCTGTGGCTAAGATGGAGAACCTCCTGGTTTTCCCCAGGAGTGAATGTAATGAAcgtcacacacatacaactagtttcattttaatgaaagaaaaaagtttgTGAGAAAGTTATTTGACATGAAATATCTGGTTGAAGTTCAGTTGAAGTCAGGAAAGTTTGTTCACCATTTCAACAGAAAAGAAACCATTGAATGGAATGAGAGTCTTTAAATAAGCTTTGAATAATAGTCCTTCTTTTGAGACCCCTGGTAAGAGCACAGTGCATTGTTATGGCCTCTCTTCAGTCTAAATGCAGGGCCTCATGCTTCAATCCAGAAACAGAAATAAACCAGCTCTTGTTGAATATACAGACAGATTCATATCCAAACGGTTTGCACTTCAGATAGCAGCAGAGAAAAGGGTTAGAATTGCAAGGTTAAAACTTTAGATGAGGCTTCAGGGAAGAGTGCAAGGCAGGGAGCAGAGTGAGAGATGGGATCTAATCAAAACAGGTACCAAAATGTCCAGGAACTTTAGATTAAAATACTGTGAGAAGGGCAAATACTCCGTAGACTAGAGCACATGGATAGGCAACAAGGAGCTGCTGGTGATCCATTGCTAGGGCAGAGACAAACAGCTTTGAGGCCGAGAAACTACACCAGAAAACTGCCATGACAGTTAGGAATATACCAAGGGCTCCCTTCAAAGAGATCATGATAGATATGGATGATAGGATCACCATTGGTAATAGACAATAGCCTAACACACTTATTGTACATCCAGACGAAACCCCAGTGATACTCATTAAGTTCAACAGACCATACATGGCCAGACACCCGACAACGCCGATTCCATAGATGTAACCGAAATGCAGTTTGCCAGACAGCATCAAAGCAGCACCGAAAGCAACGCAGAATACTAAAGGTCCAGCCAGATCAGTGTCCTTCATTATGTTGTGGTCAGCATCTTGTAACGGGTTCAATACGGCCATTGTCTTTTGTGTGATGTGGTCAAAGTTAATGCCCAGTTCTTCCATTAGTGGTGGCTCATCCTCAAAACTGTCTGGTGCTGTAGTCTGGTACACGGTCGGTTCCGGTGTCATAATAGAACCAAAATAGGGATCTTGACTGTTGGTCGTGATGTATTCTGTGGTGGTGGTCTGGCTGTAGACAAACTGACCGAACTGAGGATCctggccaaagccttgagtgTCCATGTTATATCCAGAACTTTGGTTTTCATAGTAGTTGGATGAGTAAAACTCTCCTTCTTGGCCGAAAGAAGACATTTTGGAACAATTTTGAGAATATCtggaaaaatgagagaaaacaaaaataaaaattattgaaaacgtaggaaaacaaatgaaaattatgCAACGATAAACAaattcttttaacccttttaatatcaACCCAGCTGAGACTGCCTCATTTTCCAAGcaccaacttcatcatcatcatcatcatttagcgtccactttccatgctggcatgggttggacggttcaactggggtctgggaagccagaaggctgcaccaggctccagtctgatctggcagtgtttctacagctggatgcccttcctaacgccaaccactccgcgagtgtagtgggtgctttttacgtgccaccggcacgggggtcaggcgaggctggcaaacagctatggtcggatggtactttttacgtgccaaatgacaaatttattttacaaaattcttcattattttaaaaagttattgaAACAGAGAACATGTTGCAACAAAAATGTGGTAACAAGGGTGATCGAAATTAAAACTTTCTGTCGAAATTTAAGTTCCAGACACCAGCTTAAATATTTACAGCTATTTTACTGAACTCTTTGTCAtttccaaaatttattgaaaccattggtcctcacagagacaatgacgaaagaccgagaacTCTGGAGATaagctgtgactgagaagacccggcaaataaagtgagttcacagctatAATCTACATAAGTGTTGCATAACCTgcccactcaaaagtactttggatcgtagggcgaaatgctgtgcttgaggagacctattgagtcaagtacatcaacatcaaatggaaattgtagttgtgatgccccatgccggtggcatgtaaaaagcaccatccgaacatggccgataccagcgctgccttgactgacttccgtgccggaagcatgtaaaaagcatcaactgatCATGGTCATtgctagcctcctctggcccctgtgctggtagcatataaaaagcacccactacactcttggagtggttggcgttaggaagggcatccagctgtagaaacactgccagatcagactggagcctggtgcagcctcctggcttcccagaccccatttgaaccatccaacccatgccagcatggaaaacggacgtaaaacaatgatgatgatgatgaaaagcagAAGTATGGCAGCAAAAAGGTTAAACTAAAATGTTGAGggtttaaatacaaaaaaaatgcagGCACAAATCAGTTTGACTGGACATTgaataagagaaatatttttgaaattggaGCCAAATATGCCCCTCAACCGGAATACATTAAGGTACTTTGATATGGTATTGAAAGAAGAGATGGAAGATCAAACTAGTGAGATATTGAAGTAACGAGAAAAGTAATGAGCAAATATTATCTTGGATTTAATGAAAAGCAATCACTGAGAGATATACAAGAAGAAACAGCGGACATCCTTTGTCAGAGTCCTTCATTGGTTTAGTTGCAGCTAAACCAAGTGGTAGAGACATGTGAGGGATATTAGCAGGGTATTGGAGC includes the following:
- the LOC115221415 gene encoding protein YIPF5 encodes the protein MSSFGQEGEFYSSNYYENQSSGYNMDTQGFGQDPQFGQFVYSQTTTTEYITTNSQDPYFGSIMTPEPTVYQTTAPDSFEDEPPLMEELGINFDHITQKTMAVLNPLQDADHNIMKDTDLAGPLVFCVAFGAALMLSGKLHFGYIYGIGVVGCLAMYGLLNLMSITGVSSGCTISVLGYCLLPMVILSSISIMISLKGALGIFLTVMAVFWCSFSASKLFVSALAMDHQQLLVAYPCALVYGVFALLTVF